In Halopseudomonas nanhaiensis, a single window of DNA contains:
- a CDS encoding DUF6531 domain-containing protein, with protein sequence MTRKFVSRRRPLAGATFVEYLIVVSALIVVGVIAFSSFGSSSRQHVGHISKELAGMPASMDGGSAGGGGSGWPGSGGGSGSGSGSGSGTDAGSGDAGGSGGGSGTVGGGTGGGADGSGGGAGGGTAWDDLLGGGSGGGLDGVGGGGSSGFNPGGDLGGGMACSVDTGNDQNASPAGGSPPTYTLVGNPINIATGNKYQQEVDYQGSGEFPLAFIRAYNSHATDEAGSLGSGWQHNYERRITAHDDGRMRVVREDGRRHYFRQDGQRWIATDNNVDTFEGVYRQDELLGWTYRPGTGGAEQYDAQGRLLSIEHVHGQRQQLEYNEEGQLASVSDAYGQRVRFQYSGQRLVRVDTPDGQALQFGYDTFNGNLLTVTQGKPGLLDRLRRSTLDGPARTYHYEDTDFPHYLTGITDEAGRRYATWAYDNLGRAVLSEHGQGVERITVEYLANKTFITNAAGKTATYHLIEQKGVKRLSRIEGDATPYCPETQQRHIYADTGYLTAAIDAEGRATLMERNERGLITELTQGVLWQNQAPVLQPESQRIVSEWHPHKPLVTRRTYYSLDDDQQWQPQRETFTHYDQQDRPEVYTEVNLSTQQVPYATHGDSRSWTYQYSYHDDANTHLARIRITDPRKAQTQLDYDKQGQMVRVTNALGHVTRYDNHTAQGRPGRITDPNGLITQLTYNDRGWLTGIKRIGSHTSQMQIEYLANGLPSTLHRENGDSLTVTYNDARQVTSLTNSLGEHIAVTPNAVSGAWETLSIQNEEGQDVLVKQRQLDELGRVIALLGNAGQQTRVQYDKAGLPIRIEQQAGEEPTGLLTTVQQYDALARLTQTRDPADGQTQFGYGPTGQLDTVIAANQATTRYTRDGLGRLLQLDSPDTGIQIHHYDDAGQLSRTHRPDQPDQDVRYHYDALGRLTRIQYSDPGEDITYTYDQNDEAHGAGIGRVTRITSRHSQIDYRYDAHGNLLVDARKIKVGGHTHEQTITYSYTNGNQLASITYPNGQTVRYDYENGRHSQVTLGTEQTDTPLITDITHRPFGSMDSWTYGNGLTQTLEHDLDGRITAVNVQNENNEAVWQQAYEYDRLNNITGIERSEGQRTYQQQFGYDLLQRLIMDQGPYGQQRFDYDEVGNRLTQRYTRSDENHIGEPDEAKEELTRYFYAPASNRLLGTNEKDIVLDAVGNTLLERNDTIRSYDYNAQNRISAYRENGRLKARYHYNALGQRIHKAVLQPDGGEAHTLFHYDQQGQLLGETRLQISGASDHEQAANTQNIVWLQLRPLVAIDTNRYEASNIAWLHSDHLLTPRTATDLNQAIIWRWGSDAFGAVRGESLSSPQELQLSLYLRFPGQYFDKETGLHYNYYRDYDPAAGRYLQSDPIGLRGGLNTFSYVSGNPLTFLDPLGLARFGFRPLEGQEQLYDAPDGSSNHHFAHEQLWFDDIPNENVGFFSGDGEGFGPVVCGEFGNVRSDEGHTRDEYDFIGPTYDDDIMRQALNNIRDDWNGSTYCLAGRNCQHFSEALRVEYDRIINPPQCRMTRRGLRCN encoded by the coding sequence ATGACACGGAAGTTTGTCTCCCGCCGGCGTCCGCTCGCCGGTGCCACCTTCGTTGAATACCTGATCGTCGTCAGCGCCCTGATTGTCGTCGGCGTCATCGCCTTTTCCAGCTTCGGCTCCAGCAGCCGCCAGCATGTTGGACATATCTCCAAGGAACTGGCTGGCATGCCCGCGTCGATGGACGGCGGCAGTGCCGGTGGTGGGGGTTCGGGTTGGCCTGGTTCCGGTGGCGGATCAGGCTCAGGGAGCGGCTCGGGTTCAGGAACGGATGCGGGCAGCGGCGATGCCGGCGGCTCGGGTGGGGGCTCCGGCACCGTGGGCGGCGGTACCGGTGGGGGCGCAGACGGTTCGGGCGGTGGCGCTGGTGGCGGCACCGCATGGGATGATTTGCTCGGGGGCGGCAGTGGCGGCGGGCTCGATGGCGTGGGCGGTGGCGGCTCCTCCGGCTTCAACCCCGGCGGCGATCTGGGCGGCGGTATGGCCTGCTCGGTCGACACGGGTAATGATCAGAACGCCTCCCCCGCCGGCGGCAGCCCACCGACCTACACCCTGGTCGGCAACCCGATCAACATCGCGACTGGCAACAAGTACCAGCAGGAAGTCGATTACCAGGGCTCGGGTGAGTTTCCCCTCGCGTTCATCCGCGCCTACAACAGCCACGCCACCGACGAAGCCGGCAGCCTCGGCTCGGGCTGGCAGCACAACTACGAGCGGCGTATCACTGCTCACGATGACGGCCGCATGCGCGTGGTGCGTGAGGATGGCCGCCGGCACTATTTCCGCCAGGATGGCCAGCGCTGGATCGCCACCGACAACAACGTCGACACGTTTGAAGGGGTGTATCGCCAGGACGAGTTGCTCGGTTGGACCTACCGCCCCGGCACCGGTGGCGCCGAGCAGTACGATGCCCAGGGCCGCCTGCTGAGTATCGAGCACGTGCATGGACAGCGTCAGCAGCTTGAGTACAACGAAGAGGGCCAGCTGGCGAGCGTCAGCGATGCCTATGGCCAGCGCGTGCGCTTTCAGTACTCCGGCCAGCGTCTGGTGCGGGTCGATACGCCCGATGGTCAGGCGCTGCAGTTCGGGTATGACACCTTCAACGGTAATCTGCTCACCGTCACCCAGGGCAAACCGGGGCTGCTCGACCGGCTGCGTCGCTCGACACTGGACGGCCCGGCCCGCACCTACCATTACGAAGACACGGACTTCCCACACTACCTGACCGGCATCACCGATGAAGCCGGCCGCCGCTACGCCACCTGGGCCTATGACAACCTGGGCCGGGCGGTGCTGTCCGAGCACGGCCAAGGCGTGGAGCGCATCACGGTTGAGTATCTGGCCAACAAGACCTTCATCACCAACGCAGCCGGCAAGACCGCGACCTATCACCTGATCGAGCAAAAGGGCGTCAAACGCCTCAGTCGCATCGAGGGCGATGCCACCCCCTACTGCCCCGAGACCCAGCAGCGGCATATCTATGCCGACACCGGTTATCTGACCGCCGCCATCGATGCCGAAGGCCGCGCCACGCTGATGGAGCGTAACGAGCGGGGGCTGATCACCGAGCTGACCCAGGGCGTGTTGTGGCAGAACCAAGCGCCGGTGCTACAACCGGAGAGCCAGCGCATCGTCAGCGAATGGCACCCGCACAAGCCGCTGGTGACGCGCCGCACCTATTACAGTCTGGACGATGACCAGCAGTGGCAGCCCCAGCGCGAGACCTTCACGCACTATGACCAGCAGGACCGCCCGGAGGTCTACACCGAGGTCAACCTGAGCACCCAGCAGGTGCCCTACGCCACCCACGGTGACAGTCGCAGCTGGACCTACCAGTACAGCTATCATGACGATGCCAACACGCACCTGGCGCGCATCCGCATTACCGATCCGCGCAAAGCTCAGACCCAGTTGGATTACGACAAGCAGGGTCAGATGGTTCGTGTGACCAACGCTCTCGGCCACGTTACCCGCTATGACAACCACACCGCCCAGGGTCGCCCCGGCCGCATCACCGACCCCAACGGCCTGATCACCCAGCTGACCTACAACGACCGTGGCTGGCTGACCGGGATCAAACGCATCGGCAGCCATACCAGCCAGATGCAGATCGAGTATCTGGCCAACGGCCTGCCCTCTACCCTGCACCGGGAAAACGGTGACAGCCTGACGGTTACCTACAACGATGCCCGCCAGGTCACCAGCCTGACCAACAGCCTGGGCGAGCACATCGCCGTCACACCCAACGCCGTCAGTGGCGCCTGGGAAACGCTGTCGATTCAGAACGAAGAAGGTCAGGACGTGCTGGTCAAGCAGCGTCAGCTCGACGAGCTGGGCCGGGTCATTGCGCTGCTGGGCAATGCCGGCCAGCAGACCCGCGTGCAGTATGACAAGGCCGGCCTGCCGATCCGTATCGAGCAGCAGGCTGGCGAGGAACCCACCGGCCTGCTGACCACCGTGCAACAGTACGATGCCCTGGCGCGTCTGACCCAGACCCGCGACCCGGCCGACGGCCAGACCCAGTTCGGCTACGGCCCGACTGGGCAGCTCGACACCGTGATCGCCGCCAACCAGGCGACCACCCGCTACACCCGCGATGGGCTGGGACGGCTGCTGCAACTGGACAGCCCCGACACCGGTATCCAGATCCATCACTACGATGACGCCGGCCAGCTCAGCCGCACCCACCGTCCGGACCAGCCAGACCAGGACGTCCGCTACCACTACGATGCGCTCGGTCGCCTCACTCGCATCCAGTACAGCGATCCAGGCGAAGACATCACCTACACCTACGATCAGAACGACGAAGCTCATGGCGCTGGCATCGGTCGAGTGACCCGCATCACCAGCCGCCACAGCCAGATCGACTACCGCTACGATGCCCACGGCAACCTACTGGTCGATGCCCGGAAGATAAAGGTGGGTGGGCACACCCATGAGCAAACGATCACTTACAGCTACACGAACGGCAACCAACTGGCGTCGATCACCTACCCCAACGGCCAGACCGTTCGGTACGACTATGAGAACGGCCGCCACAGCCAGGTCACGCTGGGAACCGAGCAAACCGATACCCCGCTGATTACCGACATCACCCACCGCCCCTTCGGCAGCATGGACAGCTGGACCTATGGCAACGGCCTGACCCAGACGCTGGAGCATGACCTGGATGGCCGCATCACTGCGGTCAACGTTCAAAACGAAAACAACGAAGCCGTCTGGCAGCAGGCTTACGAGTATGACCGACTGAACAACATCACCGGCATCGAGCGCAGCGAAGGCCAACGGACTTACCAGCAGCAGTTCGGCTACGACCTGCTGCAGAGGCTGATCATGGATCAGGGTCCCTACGGGCAGCAGCGCTTCGACTATGACGAAGTCGGCAATCGACTGACCCAGCGCTACACCAGAAGCGACGAGAACCACATCGGCGAGCCGGACGAAGCAAAAGAAGAGCTAACCAGGTACTTCTACGCACCCGCCAGCAACCGGCTGCTCGGCACCAATGAAAAAGACATCGTTCTTGACGCAGTCGGCAACACGCTACTGGAGCGCAACGACACGATCCGCAGCTACGACTATAACGCCCAGAACCGCATCAGCGCGTATCGGGAGAACGGCCGACTGAAGGCCCGCTACCACTACAACGCGCTTGGCCAACGCATCCACAAGGCGGTACTGCAGCCGGACGGCGGCGAGGCGCATACCCTCTTCCACTACGATCAGCAGGGTCAACTGCTGGGCGAGACCCGCCTGCAGATCAGCGGAGCGTCAGATCACGAGCAAGCGGCGAACACCCAGAACATCGTCTGGCTCCAACTGCGGCCATTGGTAGCGATCGACACTAACCGATACGAAGCCTCTAACATCGCCTGGCTTCATAGCGATCACTTGCTCACGCCGCGGACCGCGACCGATTTGAATCAAGCGATCATCTGGAGATGGGGTAGTGATGCTTTTGGCGCCGTAAGAGGGGAAAGTCTAAGCTCCCCACAAGAACTTCAGTTATCCCTATATCTAAGATTCCCGGGGCAGTACTTTGATAAAGAGACGGGGTTGCACTACAACTACTATAGGGACTATGACCCGGCGGCAGGAAGGTATCTACAGAGCGATCCGATTGGGTTGCGGGGTGGACTCAACACATTTTCTTACGTTAGCGGCAATCCACTGACATTTTTGGATCCGCTGGGCTTAGCGCGGTTTGGGTTTAGACCATTAGAAGGGCAAGAACAACTCTATGACGCTCCCGACGGGAGCAGTAATCATCATTTTGCTCATGAGCAGTTATGGTTTGATGACATTCCCAATGAGAATGTTGGTTTTTTCTCTGGTGATGGAGAAGGTTTCGGGCCAGTGGTGTGCGGCGAATTCGGCAACGTCAGAAGTGATGAAGGACATACACGAGATGAATATGATTTTATTGGGCCTACGTACGACGACGATATTATGCGTCAAGCTCTAAATAACATTCGAGACGACTGGAATGGCAGCACATACTGCCTTGCAGGGCGCAACTGTCAACATTTTTCTGAGGCACTGAGAGTTGAATACGATCGCATTATCAACCCACCCCAGTGTCGGATGACTCGGAGAGGCCTACGGTGCAACTGA